A single genomic interval of Caretta caretta isolate rCarCar2 chromosome 23, rCarCar1.hap1, whole genome shotgun sequence harbors:
- the LOC125627989 gene encoding uncharacterized protein LOC125627989: MDLHPFGSRPPRDGAADLRHQPPAREEPSGRRLKLEEDEEAGRPRAPRAPPWPPGEAGPEPGEAARYGRYLLIDSQGLPYTVLVEEAGAAGERAGLRKVYCCPVCSRTFEYLSYLQRHSITHSEHKPHVCRACGKAFKRTSHLERHKYTHAGRKPHQCPICQRSFRDAGELAHHQRVHTGERPFQCEDCHMRFGERNTLQRHIRRKHRQPPPTP, from the coding sequence ATGGATCTCCATCCCTTTGGCTCGCGGCCCCCCAGGGACGGAGCCGCCGACCTCCGGCACCAGCCCCCGGCCCGGGAGGAGCCGTCCGGGCGGCGGCTCAAGCTGGAGGAGGACGAGGAGGCAGGCCGGCCCCGTGCCCCCCGGGCCCCGCCCTGGCCCCCCGGGGAGGCCGGGCCGGAGCCGGGCGAGGCCGCGCGCTACGGCCGCTACCTGCTGATCGACAGCCAGGGGCTGCCCTACACGGTGCTGGTGGAGGAGGCGGGCGCGGCGGGCGAGCGGGCGGGGCTGCGCAAGGTGTACTGCTGCCCGGTCTGCTCGCGGACCTTCGAGTACCTCTCCTACCTGCAGCGCCACAGCATCACCCACTCGGAGCACAAGCCCCACGTCTGCCGGGCCTGCGGCAAGGCCTTCAAGCGCACGTCCCACCTGGAGCGGCACAAGTACACCCACGCCGGGCGCAAGCCCCACCAGTGCCCCATCTGCCAGCGCAGCTTCCGCGACGCCGGCGAGCTGGCCCACCACCAGCGGGTGCACACGGGCGAGCGCCCCTTCCAGTGCGAGGACTGCCACATGCGCTTCGGCGAGCGCAACACGCTCCAGCGGCACATCCGCCGCAAGCACCGGCAGCCGCCGCCCACGCCCTGA